TAATGATTGGTCAAAGAAGGCTCTGCTGGAATAGGCCATGAGAGGCAGACGTTCCCCGAGCACGGCTTCCCTGAAATTGCGTCGTCTCCAAGCGTACACGATGCTGTTCAGGAAACCCTGGAGTGACACTGACAGAGCCTGCACAGCGGCACATGAGAGGAAATACATCTGTGAATAGCATCTCATACAAACAGTTCATATTAAACAAGACGTTCATATCGAGTAACTGCTATATGTGATAGACACAATATCGTTGGTTTCGTACTTTTGTACAAGTCACTCATACAGCCAATCCCTTTTTCATTACAGAATACATACATTTCTAATCAGTTAAGTGAATAATTCAACTATTCGCTTAAATAAGCTATGTTTCAATTTGCCTGTTTTAGGCGCATTTCGAAGTATCGCAACAAAAATGAGTGATGGAAATGCTAAATTTTGAACCAAGAAAAGTTTTTGCTTGAGGTGGTTTTTGACCATCTCAAGCAAAATAAGGTTAAAAATGGGAGATGGAAACTAAGGTTGGGCACCGATTCCGCTtatcaaaaatagttttaatcctagttttaatttcaataaGATACAAAatccaatataaaaaaatgcatttagatacatttagatgtgtgtctgtttgtattTACTTAAGACAAAAACAGCTGTATTCATTTATGATGGTATACTGGCATAGTTTTCTGCATACAGTTCTGACCCAGaacaacctttttatttatttttttaatagtagaAATGCATGAAGTGAAAACCGGTAACCAGCACAGAgaagggtgccaataattttgCCCAGTGCATTTTTGGGTTCTGTGTGGAGATATGAGTTTTCCTTAGGTTTTTGTTGTTccaatgcaaaatatatatatatatatatatatacacatatatatatatatatatatatatatatatatatatatatatatatatatacacacacatatatatatatagtaaacgTGAGTACCGAAACAACGGCAACAATTTTCTGACGGAATtgcaagggtgccaatatttttggccgTGACTGTATGTTCTGCTTTAGAAAACAAGATTTACCTGTAAGACGAAGAGAGGGAAGAGAGGTTTTATCCTAGGCTGTgggaaagacagacagatgagaagcagagctgtaaaaataaaacacacagtttaGTTCAATAAAATGAGTGCAACCTTTCGGGTAAATACATATAGACATATTGTTTTTGGTGTagcatgtgattttttttgcactgaccTGGTGCCCAGCAGAAAATGATAACAAGGATCATGTATCGAGCCGAAGACCAAATCCCACCTTGATTTCTCTGAGTCATCGTGATCATGCACGTGTTCTCATAGCGCCTATAAGAGCCCTCTATCTTACAGTAAACCACCTACAGGATGAGAGATGTGTATTACAGGAgattagttatatataaaacacctACAGTGAGCAAAAGTACTGTCTGACTTTCATTCCAGCTGTAAAATATCAAACCAtgtggcatttattttaaagacactAAGCAAAGCATCACATGCAGCCCCTATGGATTTTTATGGTAATGGCACTgatgaaaaatgtcatttatgtgATTTGTGAGTAGTATTCATAAACTTCTGCATACTCACCGTGCAGACGGTGATGACTATCAACACGCTGCACAATGTGAATATTCGAATGAACAAGGCGTGAACTGTATCCTGTTGGACAAAAGAACAGCTTCAGAGGTGATTTAGCTGAACTTGTTTGACGCTGCCTGTAATAATTTCTCACCACTGTTACGCAGGAGTCATTTGTGAGATGCAGGAAGAGAATGCAGCTGCGAGAGAGATCGGACAGGAATAAATGACGCAGAAATGCACGTGCAGATGCTCATATGCAGAACAGACACTCTTTTTTTACCTGTTGCAGAACCTGGCGGAGGATCCTCTGCTCACGGTTGTCAGCGTTGGCATCTCTCCTTGTGTAATAGTAGCTTCCATGTAATGGACGGTACGAATGTAGATATAGTAGCCGATTATTGGTACAAGCCTAAAGCGATGGTATGTAAACATTCAGATCATTTCAAGAAACGCATTACTTTGTTATATTCATAACTTTACTTAAATCgtattgaaatgcatttatgaagGCTAACTGGAACTACTCACCATGCAATAACATAGATCAGACAAAACCTCCTCCTCCTGTGTGACAACTGTGTTAACTGAACGAATGCAACAAAAATTAGTACAATAGAAATAggaaaacatatacatacatatatatatatatatatatatatatatatgagagagtcttatcataaaaatatctaaatgccTTAAGCATTTACCGTAAAATTGTTTTGTTAGGTAACTTTAAACTGTGATATTTACAGAAGCctgtttccgccactgaataaaaaaattaaaagattattgcgactttttatctcacaattctaacttttttcttgtaattgcCACTTTATCTCTCCcgattctgactttataactcacaactgagtttatatctcacaattcttagAAAAAGCCAGAACTGTAGGTTTGTATCACgcacttctgaaaaaaaaaaattgaattgtgagataaaaattgGCTTCTGTAGTATCATTAAtagttttgttaataatttgaataagatat
This region of Puntigrus tetrazona isolate hp1 chromosome 18, ASM1883169v1, whole genome shotgun sequence genomic DNA includes:
- the si:dkey-30c15.2 gene encoding transmembrane protein 116 is translated as MNSSGLTGEDEVTILSSIYVSALGLSLIGSCSVVVVSIIKRRHLNEQAKPLLQLALADFLASLVLMITAIINLPREVLSVSAKVCMYGLPLSLAFYSISFLLVIIYACESAHAFQGWREEPMQETFETQLTQLSHRRRRFCLIYVIAWLVPIIGYYIYIRTVHYMEATITQGEMPTLTTVSRGSSARFCNSCILFLHLTNDSCVTVDTVHALFIRIFTLCSVLIVITVCTVVYCKIEGSYRRYENTCMITMTQRNQGGIWSSARYMILVIIFCWAPALLLICLSFPQPRIKPLFPLFVLQALSVSLQGFLNSIVYAWRRRNFREAVLGERLPLMAYSSRAFFDQSLSEPSS